Genomic window (Candidatus Cloacimonadota bacterium):
TACGGTCCATTCCACCCATGGATGATGTATCGTGGTAACATCCAACGAACAGGAAATTATGCGCACAATCAAACATATGCAGTTGAGCCAGAGATTCCTGCAAATAATTTCTCATTGAAACAGAACTTCCCGAATCCTTTCAATAATTCGACAACAATTTCATACAGTCCCGGAACCTATCATTTTGAACAAGCACAAGTAGCCATTTTCAACATCAAAGGACAGATGATCCGTCAGCTTCCTTTTGATACTGGTTCATATTCCGTGCATTGGGATGGAACTGATAGCAGCGGCAAAACCCGTGCAAATGGCGTTTATCTCTACAAATTATTGACAGAGAATTACGAGTCCGATGTAAAAAGACTCCTTTTGATCAAATAAATTTCAGGTGCACCCATAGCTCAGTTGGTAGAGCAGCTGACTCTTAATCAGCGGGTCCAAGGTTCGAGTCCTTGTGGGTGTACCATTTTTTTAATTCTTGGAGCGAATAATGGAAAATGATTTGATACAAGATTTAGAACAACTTTCCATGAATGCATGGCCGTCACTTCAAACCATGCTGTACGATGGCTGGGTACTTCGATTTGCAGAAGGTGTCGCGCGTCGATCAAATTCAGTTAGTCCCATCTTTGGATCAAGTATCGATGTTGAGAAAAAAATCTCCTTCTGTGAAAACCTGTATAAGCAGCACAATCTTCCAACAATCTTTAAGCTTACATCTCGTGTTTTCCCAAAAGATCTCGATGATATACTCACGAAGAGTGGATATCAAAAAGAAGCGGAAACCTCTGTACAGACCTGCGATCTCACTCATGCTCAGTTTGAAACAAAACCTGAAATCATTCTGAGCAATGAACTGAAAGAGGATTGGGTACAATCCTTTGTTGAACTGAATGAATTCAATACAGAAAAATCAGAGATCTATATGAGAATATTAGAGAATATCATTCCGCAAACCGTGTACGCAAGCTACAGGATCAGCAACCAGATCGTGGGATGTGGACTCGCTGTGAAACAGGGAGATCATATCGGGCTTTATGATATTATTGTCGACAAAGAGCATCGGGGTGTGGGATTGGGATACTATATTGTGACTGCACTTATGCAATGGGGAAAGTTAAA
Coding sequences:
- a CDS encoding GNAT family N-acetyltransferase, with the protein product MENDLIQDLEQLSMNAWPSLQTMLYDGWVLRFAEGVARRSNSVSPIFGSSIDVEKKISFCENLYKQHNLPTIFKLTSRVFPKDLDDILTKSGYQKEAETSVQTCDLTHAQFETKPEIILSNELKEDWVQSFVELNEFNTEKSEIYMRILENIIPQTVYASYRISNQIVGCGLAVKQGDHIGLYDIIVDKEHRGVGLGYYIVTALMQWGKLKGASTSYLQVMLNNAVALHLYEKLGFKEQYQYWYRIQS